In Carya illinoinensis cultivar Pawnee chromosome 6, C.illinoinensisPawnee_v1, whole genome shotgun sequence, a single genomic region encodes these proteins:
- the LOC122312638 gene encoding uncharacterized protein LOC122312638, producing the protein MTMIMRNIWHRRNKYVFEKKLLSPASVVQIALLGYEDYKLAQECVRGEMDKKATKQTMKEGNGWRKPKDSMLKANFDAATCESSRRLGIGVVIRGGEGEVYAAKCAVKVFNGCMFAAECFALWEAMVLCEDLGLGNVQFEGDAKGVIDAVRRGDKDDSSAGHLVEALQQKINSFFKWNVSFIRTEGNEVAHQLAKMALNYEEDRYWVEEGPEEIVNQVVIDKMYDVTETV; encoded by the coding sequence atgacCATGATCATGAGAAACATATGGCATAGAAGAAATAAGTATGTGTTTGAGAAAAAATTATTGTCTCCTGCTAGTGTTGTACAGATTGCATTATTAGGTTATGAAGATTATAAGCTGGCTCAAGAGTGTGTAAGGGGGGAGATGGATAAAAAAGCTACCAAGCAAACAATGAAGGAAGGTAATGGGTGGAGAAAGCCGAAGGATTCAATGCTAAAAGCTAATTTTGATGCTGCTACTTGTGAGTCTTCTAGAAGATTGGGGATTGGGGTGGTAATCAGAGGTGGTGAGGGTGAAGTTTATGCTGCAAAATGTGCTGTAAAAGTGTTCAATGGCTGTATGTTTGCTGCAGAATGTTTTGCATTATGGGAAGCCATGGTTTTATGTGAAGATTTGGGGTTAGGGAATGTCCagtttgaaggggatgcaaagGGAGTTATTGATGCAGTAAGAAGGGGGGATAAGGATGACTCTAGTGCAGGACATTTGGTGGAGGCTTTGCAGcagaaaataaattcttttttcaaatggaaTGTGAGCTTTATTCGAACAGAGGGCAATGAGGTTGCTCATCAATTAGCTAAGATGGCATTGAACTATGAAGAGGATAGGTATTGGGTTGAGGAGGGCCCTGAGGAAATTGTTAATCAAGTTGTTATAGATAAAATGTATGATGTAACCGAAACTGTTTGA